The Neurospora crassa OR74A linkage group I, whole genome shotgun sequence genome segment TTCAGGTATGTGCGTTTGTTTTTGCGCAAAACTGCTTCTTGGCATCGCTTAGAACGACTGAAGCATTACTCCGACATATCGGATATAGAGAAGGCCATTGAGAGTCTACTGGAGCCTCGAGCGTTGCCCGAGGGACAGTCTGTGAAGAAGTCCGACGAGGAATTCGTGGCAGAACCGGGGCATGTCTTCGCCGACACGTTCGCGTTCGCTGATGATTCAGCATCGCACATCAAGACGGTCGAGCAAGCTGCACATTTGCTCTCTCTCGATGAGCTCAAAACTCTCGCAAAGGATGCCAAAGTCCAAGGCAAGAACAAACCAGACCTCATCAAGGCTTTCTGCCGGATGTGTTCTCAGCAGTCAAGCCTCATGTCTGTTGGACTACGACGGTCCAGCACCAACGCCTCGATGCATTCGTTGGATTCGACATCGGAAGAGGCAAACACGGAGGGACAAGATACCAACCGAAAGGCGCATTTCCTGGACAAAATTCTTGCTATTACTGGCCCGCTTGTCAGACTCTCAGAGTCTGTCTTCAAGCTATTTGAACGTGTTCACTTAGTTTTCTATCGGTCTACCGAATGGACAGAAAAGTCACTGACAACAATCATCTTAGCCAAGATTTCGAGGAGGAACTTTCCTGAATATGTCGTCTGTCGCTCAGCTAACATCTTTCCATCTCGGCGATATCTCTTGGAGTTCGAGAATTCAATGCGTCTCCAGTTCGAGGCAGACACCATCTTGGAATTCAGCGGGCCGCCGGGAGCAGAGGGGAATCGCAAAGTCGTGGAAATGTTCGAGAGCATAGCCCCTCGTTGGAGAGAGCTGCTTGCTGAAGCACAGAAAATGGAGAACACGGGCTATGAGTTCGGTGAAGGAGGGTATCTTCGCCGCTTCAATGCAGGTCATGCCTATACGAGGATTGCGCATAAAGCTGCTGAAGCTCTTGGCCGCTTACATCGGTATCAGGACGAATACGATCTACTGACCGAGCTACTGAGCCAACAAATCTTTCACCTTGCCCGGCGAGGTGCTTGGTATAAGCGAAAGGCCCTCGTTGAGGAGCGGTATATGTGGGAGCTGCAACAACCTCCTACAACCACATTTTCCGAAGCACAAAAGAATCTCCAGAAGAAACGCTGGAGGCAAATTGCTCTGGCAACCTGTGAAACCGCCCTTCAGGATCCCAATTGTCATCTGATCTACCATTATGATTTGCAAAAGCGTCTTATTAGACTTGAAAAGCAACTCAACATTCCGCGTCGGCAACAGCACAACTTTGACCATGCCAGGCTACGAGATCCGGAGGAGCACACAGTCGATGGTATTCAGTTGGTCCGTGAGGACGCAGGCCGTGGCCAAGGAAGTACCAAGACTATCTGGCTTGACGAACTGGGTGACCCGGATGATAAGGGCAATCTGATGCATGTCAGTGTAGAAGAGATGTGCCTCTCATTCTACCGCACACAAGGCTGGAAAGGATATCACAGTGAGGGTGGGATTCTGCGGACACTTTTTGCGTACTTGTTCTGCgacatcctcttcatcttcgtcccGAACGTCTTTCAGACCGCTTACCAAACTTGTCCTTTGGATCTACATACTGACGCCTTCTATCCGGCCCGGGCGAGCGAGATCAACCACCGGTTGGTGGACATATCCAATGGTGGAGCTGTTGACCTTATTCGCCGGGTCAACGAGCAGCACCGCGAGCGCCGTACATGCATTGTTGGGTTGAACTGGGATTACGAGGTTGAGGATCTTATCCAGCTGGTTTCCTGCTTTGAAAGTGAGGCTCTTGCCGCCATATGCAAGGTCATTGCACAGGATTACAAGGCTCGTGGGGGTGGTGTGCCGGACTTAATCCTCTGGCGTACCACACATGAGTTAAGCGACGATCGAAAGGAGCAGTCTGAGAACGGCAAGGGAGAAGTTATGTTTGTGGAAGTCAAAAGTGCCAATGACCGGCTCAGTGACACACAACGGCTATGGATACATGTCCTCTCGGCAGCGGGCGTACGGGTCGTGCTGTGCAATGCTGTAGCCAAGGAAGTGAAGACAATCGACTGATGATTACTCCAATCAtgacaccaacagcagcagcaatagCAATAGCAGCATCGCCAGCTTCTTCGGTGCAATGGCTAAGGAGATCAAAATAGCAACATCATTTTCCGGATCAAACCGTATCGCCGTCTATAACGCCATTTTATTGACGAACTGGTCGTCAACACGTATTC includes the following:
- a CDS encoding coiled-coil domain-containing protein MTMR15, yielding MDRFVKRTRPSQTSNSPLTLTAGWTNTNRRPERPPTKKRRTDQIRQKNDAEDDEDDDSSAALNNDQKEDLFLADPNRNSPLRDGKTGSGDAEDADATETALAAQHHTALEDSLPEVKIDNDIIEEYEKLKSSQVEDGEVSAETRLQTRKWVRGQSSIYVDAFNLALDTVLQDEAHLFEEKENCVLENWRALSYEAQYLYVRLFLRKTASWHRLERLKHYSDISDIEKAIESLLEPRALPEGQSVKKSDEEFVAEPGHVFADTFAFADDSASHIKTVEQAAHLLSLDELKTLAKDAKVQGKNKPDLIKAFCRMCSQQSSLMSVGLRRSSTNASMHSLDSTSEEANTEGQDTNRKAHFLDKILAITGPLVRLSESVFKLFERVHLVFYRSTEWTEKSLTTIILAKISRRNFPEYVVCRSANIFPSRRYLLEFENSMRLQFEADTILEFSGPPGAEGNRKVVEMFESIAPRWRELLAEAQKMENTGYEFGEGGYLRRFNAGHAYTRIAHKAAEALGRLHRYQDEYDLLTELLSQQIFHLARRGAWYKRKALVEERYMWELQQPPTTTFSEAQKNLQKKRWRQIALATCETALQDPNCHLIYHYDLQKRLIRLEKQLNIPRRQQHNFDHARLRDPEEHTVDGIQLVREDAGRGQGSTKTIWLDELGDPDDKGNLMHVSVEEMCLSFYRTQGWKGYHSEGGILRTLFAYLFCDILFIFVPNVFQTAYQTCPLDLHTDAFYPARASEINHRLVDISNGGAVDLIRRVNEQHRERRTCIVGLNWDYEVEDLIQLVSCFESEALAAICKVIAQDYKARGGGVPDLILWRTTHELSDDRKEQSENGKGEVMFVEVKSANDRLSDTQRLWIHVLSAAGVRVVLCNAVAKEVKTID